The genomic window cattttatattttagagtttCTCATTTAACCATCACAACTATCCATATGGTATGCAGAATTAttactcctattttacagatgaagacactgaagccTGGACAGCTCTATAACTTGCCCTAAGTTACCCAGAAAGTAGCCCCAAACCAAGGATTGACTCCACGTCtccctaagcttttttttttacattttattaattttcatgcCCTATTTTAGATcattatctaatttttttctttttcaatattgattAAGAAACGTGAGTCGGAAGATTACATTTTCTTCACTAAAATTAGTAATACTTTGAGAAGCACTTGCTGTATCTCTCCCAGCAGAAGGGCTCTGAAGGAAAGGAGCCATTTCAATAAATCAATCAGATTTTGAACTGGTCTGAGGAAAAGAGGTTAGAAAATATGAAGTACAGAAGGTAGCTGTATACATGCTGAAAATCcatttctttaccaaaaaaattcacatgaaatttTGCAGCTCTTTTGTgatatattttgtgaaataattgCTATGCTCCTCTGGCTCATCtgtcatgtaaaaaaaattctaagtgtaAGTTAAACATTTTTGAGGTCTAAAATTCATTGGGTACAGATTTAGGTGCCCAGGAGAGCAAATGCAAAACGACTTACTttccaatttaatttaaaaagaaaacaaaaaaagagcataatttaaaaataaaacaaaacaaaaaacacccccccccaacttttACAGTTAGATTTTTATGCTGAATTTAGGCcaggtgttaattttttttaactgttaaagTATTTCCCAGAATATGTATTGGTCTTTACCAACCAAATTGATGACTCATTTGCCTATCTTTACTCTGAAGTTCAAGTTTCTACTGCTTATCTCAGATTTTCAAGTTACTGGTGAAATTAGTGGATATTTTAAGATCAGGTGGTCAAGAAATGTAAGCTGTCATTAGTAAcatcaatatttataatttttaatatttcaatataatgTCTCATACTATTAAAGCCTGTCTGGTAACTACATTTTAATAACATCTGGGAAACTTCAAGGTACCTCTAAAGGTACCCTTACGTACCTTCCTGATATCATTAAAACAGGCTGGTTAACAGCCCTATCTTACAAGATGTGCCTTCACACCGCAGTGGGTAGCAGAGACGAAACCCCAATCTTAGGGTggtaaggggggggggtgtcttagTCCAACTCGATTACGTACCGATGAAACAaaaatgaggctcaaagaagCTGTCTGCCGCTCCCCGGCTCCCCTAACACACTCGAAGCCCGAAGCAACCCCACGCCCTCGCCGCCTCTGCCCCGTCCGCCTGTCTCTAGGTTTGCCGACTTTCCTCTGTTCTCTGCAGGTTGCCGCCCCGCCGGCCGCCATGACGACCGCCATCTTGGAGCGCCTGAGCACCCTGTCGGTGAGCGGGCAGCAGCTGCGCCGCCTGCCCAAGCTCCTGGAGGACGGCCTTCCCAAGATGCCCTGCACCGTCCCCGAGACGGACGTGCCCCAGCTCTTCCGGGAGCCCTACATCCACACCGGCTACCGCCCTACGGGCCACGAGTGGCGCTACTACTTCTTCAGCCTCTTTCAGAAGCACAACGAGGTGGTCAACGTCTGGACCCACCTGCTGGCCGCCCTGGCCGTCCTCTTGCGATTCTGGGCCTTCGCTGAGGCCGAGGCCTTGCCGTGGGCCTCCACCCGCTCGCTGCCCCTGCTCCTCTTTATCCTGTCCTCCATCACTTACCTCACGTGCAGCCTTCTGGCCCACCTGCTGCAGTCCAAGTCGGAGCTCTCGCACTACACCTTCTACTTCGTGGACTACGTGGGCGTGAGCGTCTACCAGTATGGCAGTGCCTTGGCTCACTTCTTCTACAGCTCCGACCAGGCCTGGTACGAGCTGTTCTGGCTCTTCTTCTTGCCAGCAGCTGCCTTCTGTGGCTGGTTATCTTGCGCCGGCTGTTGCTATGCCAAGTATCGCTACCGCAGGCCTTACCCAGTCATGAGGAAGATCTGTCAAGTGGTGCCGGCAGGGCTGGCCTTCGTCCTAGACATCAGCCCCGTGGCACACCGCGTGGCCCTGTGCCACCTGGCTGGCTGCCAGGAGCAGGCGGCCTGGTACCATACTCTCCAGATCCTCTTCTTCCTAGTCAGCGCCTATTTCTTCTCCTGCCCGGTTCCTGAGAAGTACTTCCCAGGTTCCTGTGACATTGTGGGCCACGGGCATCAGATCTTCCACGCCTTCCTGGCCATCTGTACGCTCTCCCAGCTGGAGGCCATCCTCCTGGACTACCAGGGGCGGCAGGAGATCTTTCAGCAGCGCCACGGCCCCCTGTCTGTCTACACGGCTtgtctgtctttcttcttcttggcGGCCTGCAGCGCTGCCACCGCAGCCCTCCTGAGGCACAAAGTCAAGGACAGGCTGACAAAGAAAGATTCTTGAGGCTGGCAGGT from Neofelis nebulosa isolate mNeoNeb1 chromosome 6, mNeoNeb1.pri, whole genome shotgun sequence includes these protein-coding regions:
- the PAQR8 gene encoding membrane progestin receptor beta, producing MTTAILERLSTLSVSGQQLRRLPKLLEDGLPKMPCTVPETDVPQLFREPYIHTGYRPTGHEWRYYFFSLFQKHNEVVNVWTHLLAALAVLLRFWAFAEAEALPWASTRSLPLLLFILSSITYLTCSLLAHLLQSKSELSHYTFYFVDYVGVSVYQYGSALAHFFYSSDQAWYELFWLFFLPAAAFCGWLSCAGCCYAKYRYRRPYPVMRKICQVVPAGLAFVLDISPVAHRVALCHLAGCQEQAAWYHTLQILFFLVSAYFFSCPVPEKYFPGSCDIVGHGHQIFHAFLAICTLSQLEAILLDYQGRQEIFQQRHGPLSVYTACLSFFFLAACSAATAALLRHKVKDRLTKKDS